In one Gadus morhua chromosome 15, gadMor3.0, whole genome shotgun sequence genomic region, the following are encoded:
- the LOC115560365 gene encoding ribosome-binding protein 1: MGRRRVRNRKRQPKPEDLIQQESLHQESLHQGSLRQEGLHQESLQQEGLHQEGLQQEEGLRQGSLQQEGLQQGSLHQEGLQQESLQQESLHQESLHQESLPQETLHQERLKHMVIIVYLSRHLVTDSGEGLQPEGLQPEGFLQDGLLQREGLYQGGLQPEGPQPEGIQAEGLQEEGLHQEDLNQEGPHQEGLQPEGLQPESLHQEGLQPEGLQPEGLQPEGLQPEGLQPEGLQPEGLQPEGLLPEGLLQREGLYQGGLQPLGPQPEGPQQEGPQQESLHQEDLQQEGPQQEGLHQEGELRRERTPMVRTPGVLEAEEDALELEMPTDNGNHHVVVCQRPIDAVVLILNQDQPPATALPGVVAIEEKPFVVMGCTEPVAPPNNTEISVIPDEEGEEPVQEPKRKSLGWRFFNWLCVVKEKEPNNKRNAGTYLKEDTEEHLISSKADKRREQKEAQRLKEEQRYEQWAAERGLSDAGEGPADGPKKRMTRLQKVSLGLVALCQ, from the exons ATGGGGAGGAGACGTGTGAGGAACCGGAAGAGGCAACCGAAACCTGAGGACCTCATCCAACAGGAGAGCCTCCACCAGGAGAGCCTCCACCAGGGGTCCCTCCGACAGGAGGGTCTCCACCAGGAGTCCCTCCAACAGGAGGGTCTCcatcaggagggtctccaacaggagg AGGGTCTCCGCCAGGGGTCCCTCCaacaggagggtctccaacaggggtccctccaccaggagggtctccaacagGAGAGCCTCCAACAGGAGTCCCTCCACCAGGAGAGCCTCCACCAAGAGAGTCTCCCCCAAGAGACTCTCCACCAGGAGAGACTCAAACATATGGTAATCATCGTTTACCTAAGCAGACACTTGGTCACAGACAGCGGTGAGGGACTCCAACCGGAgggtctccaaccagagggtTTCCTCCAGGATGGACTCCTCCAACGGGAGGGACTCTACCAGGGGGGTCTCCAACCGGAGGGACCACAACCAGAGGGAATCCAGGCGGAGGGACTCCAAGAGGAGGGACTTCATCAGGAGGATCTCAACCAGGAGGGACCCCaccaggagggtctccaaccagagggcCTCCAACCAGAGAGTCTCcatcaggagggtctccaaccagagggtctccaaccagagggcctccaaccagagggtctccaaccagagggcCTCCAACCAGAGGGCCTCCAACCAGAGGGCCTCCAACCAGAGGGACTCCTGCCAGAGGGACTCCTACAACGAGAGGGACTCTACCAGGGGGGTCTCCAACCACTGGGACCACAACCAGAGGGACCACAACAGGAGGGACCCCAACAGGAGAGTCTCCACCAGGAGGACCTCCAACAGGAGGGACCCCAACAGGAGGGACTCCACCAGGAGGGCgagctgaggagggagaggacaccA ATGGTGAGGACACCGGGGGTcttggaggctgaggaggacgcGTTAGAGCTGGAGATGCCAACTGACAATGGCAACCACCACGTTGTCGTCTGTCAACGTCCCATTGACGCCGTGGTCTTGATCCTCAACCAGGATCAACCGCCAGCCACCGCCCTGCCAGGTGTAGTAGCGATCGAGGAGAAACCTTTTGTTGTTATGGGCTGTACAGAACCTGTGGCTCCCCCTAACAACACTGAGATCTCGGTCATACCCGACGAAGAAGGGGAGGAACCTGTACAGGAGCCCAAAAGAAAGAGCCTCGGGTGGAGATTCTTCAATTGGCTCTGTgtggtgaaggagaaggagccaAACAATAAGAGGAACGCCGGGACCTACCTGAAGGAGGACACGGAGGAACACCTCATCTCCAGCA AAGCTGATAAACGCCGGGAGCAGAAGGAGGCTCagaggctgaaggaggagcagcgcTACGAGCAGTGGGCTGCTGAACGGGGCCTCAGCGATGCAGGAGAGGGGCCAGCAGACGGGCCTAAGAAAAGGATGACCAGATTGCAGAAGGTGTCTTTGGG ATTGGTCGCCCTGTGCCAATAA